From a single Nicotiana tomentosiformis chromosome 2, ASM39032v3, whole genome shotgun sequence genomic region:
- the LOC138905023 gene encoding uncharacterized protein translates to MSNINDNNQQVEGVPSPQGSPRNSREASPERFTTHNNEQHGNEQTVEHDVVKQLIAEYVNDALQVFVRGIPIVPPTPPPTNTAIVEIPRSWLANSGSGGTPNESRDGRPGVDFDKYLQQPWKPSAAPLPIPKKFKMSNIPKYDGTTDPRDHVTAFTTGVKGNDLTKQEIESVLVKKFGETLTKGALTWYSLLPENSIDSFAELADLFIKAHSGAQKVEKRMEDIFKVKQGDIKLLREFVDRFQRERMLLPRVPDNWAAMAFASNLNEKSSEATRRLKESLREFPATAWNDVYNRYRTKLRIEEDIVAQSKVEEKIGPRRSESEKRSGKNRYEPYMGPSGREAHSKFENVRADHRFANRDSGSSSSRFRKNQGERNRDANANARIGDYNFNVSTSELVVVLRSMGDKVRWPKEMRSNPNRRNPDFWCEFHNDRGHRTSDCRLLQGKVEHLLKQGYLTELFSEKGKTYMKNRQEPPKPPSPKRTVNVINGGEEVNGVTYTVARKTTKFTVTHGKRTRQTLEDGNITFDDADADGLMIPHNDALVISLLIHDTNVKRVLIDPGGSVNIILL, encoded by the exons ATGTCGAATATCAATGACAATAACCAGCAGGTGGAAGGAGTTCCGTCACCTCAAGGAAGCCCACGCAATTCAAGAGAAGCATCACCAGAAAGATTCACTACTCATAACAATGAACAACATGGAAATGAACAAACTGTCGAGCATGATGTTGTGAAGCAGTTAATTGCTGAGTACGTGAATGATGCTCTCCAGGTTTTTGTGAGGGGAATACCAATTGTACCACCCACACCTCCACCAACTAATACTGCAATTGTGGAAATTCCACGATCATGGTTAGCTAATTCTGGAAGCGGAGGAACTCCCAACGAGTCACGTGATGGGAGACCAG GAGTTGATTTCGACAAATATTTACAACAACCATGGAAACCAAGCGCAGCTCCATtaccaattcccaaaaagttCAAAATGTCTAACATCCCGAAATACGATGGAACGACCGATCCACGTGACCACGTTACTGCATTCACCACGGGAgtaaaaggcaatgatttaaccaagcaggAGATTGAATCTGTGCTGGTCAAAAAGTTTGGGGAAACACTTACTAAAGGAGCGTTAACATGGTACtctcttttacctgaaaattctattgactcttttgctgagcttgcagatctatttataaaagcacactcgggtgcacaaaaagttgaaaagagaatggaggatATATTTAAAGTAAAGCAAGGAGATATAAAATTACTTCGAGAGTTTGTAGACAGATTCCAACGTGAAAGAATGTTGCTACCAAGAGTACCCGACAATTGGGCAGCCATGGCATTTGCAAGCAATTTAaacgagaaaagttcagaagctaCGAGGAGGCTTAAAGAGAGCCTACGAGAATTCCCTGCCACGGCATGGAATGATGTCTATAATAGGTACAGAACCAAATTACGAATCGAAGAAGATATCGTAGCTCAATCAAAGGTTGAGGAAAAAATAGGTCCGAGGCGGTCGGAATCTGAGAAGAGGTCCGGTAAGAATAGGTATGAGCCTTATATGGGACCTTCGGGGCGAGAAGCTCATTCCAAATTCGAAAATGTGCGGGCTGATCACAGGTTCGCAAATAGAGATTCAGGTTCATCATCATCGAGATTCAGAAAAAATCAAGGTGAACGTAACAGAGATGCTAATGCAAACGCAAGGATTGGGGACTACAATTTTAACGTGAGTACCTCCGAGTTGGTCGTTGTTTTAAGAAGCATGGGAGATAAGGTACGATGGCCTAAAGAGATGAGATCAAATCCAAATAGAAGAAACCCAGACTTTTGGTGCGAGTTCCATAATGATCGCGGCCATAGAACATCAGACTGCAGATTATTACAAGGTAAGGTGGAACATTTATTAAAGCAGGGCTATCTGACGGAATTGTTCAGCGAGAAAGGCAAAACTTACATGAAAAATAGGCAAGAGCCCCCAAAACCTCCGTCTCCAAAGAGAACAGTAAATGTGATAAACGGCGGGGAAGAAGTCAATGGCGTAACCTATACAGTCGCGAGAAAAACAACAAAGTTCACAGTAACTCACGGGAAGCGAACTCGCCAAACTCTGGAAGACGGCAACATAACCTTTGATGATGCAGATGCCGATGGGTTAATGattcctcacaacgatgcactggtaatatctttacttatacatgatactaatgtaaaacGAGTTTTAATTGACCCAGGTGGCTCTGTGAATATCATTTTATTATGA